From the Hymenobacter yonginensis genome, one window contains:
- a CDS encoding PAS domain-containing protein, with the protein MLWSDTTETAAARTLMRDLQPVPMLDALPHLAWLSTPDGTVIHCNRRWHSYTGAPADALADGGFVDYLHPDDRAEAADAQLRHLPNRKTMELHLRWRGHDGRYRWYLDRVVPLYGHDAKLLGWLGTSTDIDEQKRAEIQERRGRELFELMARATNDLMWDWDMTSGRMWYSEAFWQLVGYPPRPDTETVAFWLSLIHPDDLERVQNGVQDDLTTSAKLLESEFRLRRSDGHYLTIQDRACVIHDAAGLPVRMVGAMRDVTEEAALREQ; encoded by the coding sequence ATGCTTTGGTCTGATACCACCGAAACCGCCGCCGCCCGCACGCTGATGCGGGATTTGCAGCCAGTGCCCATGCTGGATGCGCTGCCGCACCTGGCGTGGCTCTCCACGCCCGATGGCACCGTTATCCATTGCAACCGGCGGTGGCACAGTTACACCGGTGCCCCGGCCGATGCCCTGGCCGATGGCGGCTTCGTGGACTACCTGCACCCCGACGACCGGGCCGAAGCCGCCGATGCGCAGCTGCGCCACCTGCCCAACCGCAAAACCATGGAGCTGCACCTGCGCTGGCGGGGCCACGACGGCCGCTACCGCTGGTACCTCGACCGGGTGGTGCCGCTGTACGGGCACGATGCCAAGCTGCTGGGCTGGCTGGGCACTTCCACCGACATCGACGAGCAGAAACGCGCCGAAATTCAGGAGCGCCGCGGCCGGGAGCTGTTTGAGCTGATGGCCCGCGCCACCAACGACCTGATGTGGGACTGGGACATGACCTCGGGGCGTATGTGGTACAGCGAGGCCTTCTGGCAGCTGGTGGGCTACCCACCCCGCCCCGACACCGAAACGGTGGCCTTCTGGCTGAGCCTGATTCATCCGGACGACCTGGAGCGGGTGCAGAACGGCGTGCAAGACGACCTGACCACCAGCGCCAAGCTGCTGGAATCGGAGTTTCGCCTGCGCCGCTCCGACGGCCACTACCTCACCATCCAGGACCGCGCCTGCGTGATTCATGATGCGGCCGGCCTGCCGGTGCGGATGGTAGGCGCCATGCGCGACGTGACCGAAGAAGCCGCACTGCGCGAACAGTAG
- the msrA gene encoding peptide-methionine (S)-S-oxide reductase MsrA — translation MLSFLKKNPYLLALLLLTMACSQQRPADAQTLSRSTAGGLPTAAQAKGLAVATFAGGCFWCTEEVFEELKGVQYVVSGYAGGKEANPTYEQVGSGRTGHAESFQVYYNPSQISYQQLLDVFFLAGHDPTTLNRQGPDAGAQYRSVAFYRTAQEKQLIEATIKRVNASKHYPNPIVTQVTAFTKFWPAEDYHQGYFRLHGDNPYVQSVSVPKVQKFRKAFPQLLKNPL, via the coding sequence ATGTTGTCATTTCTGAAGAAAAACCCCTACCTGCTGGCCCTGCTGCTGCTCACGATGGCCTGCTCCCAGCAGCGCCCCGCCGACGCCCAGACCCTGAGCCGCTCCACTGCCGGCGGCTTGCCCACGGCTGCACAGGCGAAGGGCCTGGCCGTAGCCACCTTTGCGGGCGGCTGCTTCTGGTGCACCGAAGAAGTATTTGAGGAGCTGAAAGGCGTGCAGTACGTGGTGTCGGGCTACGCAGGTGGCAAAGAGGCCAACCCCACCTACGAGCAGGTAGGCAGCGGCCGCACCGGCCACGCCGAGAGCTTCCAGGTGTATTACAACCCCAGCCAGATCAGCTACCAGCAGCTGCTCGACGTGTTTTTCCTGGCCGGCCACGACCCGACTACCCTCAACCGCCAGGGTCCTGATGCCGGCGCGCAGTACCGCTCGGTGGCCTTCTACCGCACCGCGCAGGAAAAGCAGCTTATTGAGGCCACCATCAAGCGCGTGAATGCCTCGAAGCACTATCCCAACCCCATCGTGACGCAGGTTACGGCCTTCACTAAGTTCTGGCCCGCCGAAGACTACCATCAGGGTTACTTTCGCCTGCACGGCGACAACCCGTACGTGCAGTCGGTATCGGTGCCCAAAGTGCAGAAGTTCCGCAAGGCCTTCCCGCAGCTGTTGAAGAATCCGTTATAG